In Prochlorococcus marinus str. MIT 1214, one DNA window encodes the following:
- a CDS encoding tetratricopeptide repeat protein encodes MEAYLEIAQSLFKQNKYQETIDTCNQILSTDRNSIEALKLLAKSFLATRKIDDARLNFNKALNIKPDDYESIKDLGNTYQMIGDINNAKKYYQKALKINSSYAPALTNLGSIELNTNNKIQALSLLSKATKSDPHLAPAWINLANGYIQFRKVKEAEVSIRKAIELNPSLFNSHFLLANILIGQKKLQESEQPLRTTIELKPDLFQAHFNLGAILKDLGKLQDAEFSTRKAIELNPEFASAHSNLGMILKDLGKLQDAEFSTRKAIELNPDLAKAYEILGLILLEKGDYDASLKYFLESAELLRGQKKQESINSRLSQISKAKIDHDIEQYEYLVSKGYESEKFTALAMVYKKVAAEIDWPSETQSIFLDNHHQSLIKGSYNRLIHQIEAPKLKKEAISNSLDVAKITNDYFDHEFGLTYIDDLLSPTALESLRNFLLGSTIWFDVKKGGYLGAYLKEGLANPLIIQIANELRKKFPKIFRNHPIRQIWAYKYDSRAKNKNSSLKGINVHADFAAINVNFWITPKEANLNSDSGGLIVYDVEAPKEWDFQTYNNDEKRIKEELKKSKGNTKVIPYKENRAVVFNSNLFHETDNYEFKEGYENRRINVTILFGKRSDS; translated from the coding sequence TTGGAAGCATATCTAGAAATCGCTCAATCTCTCTTTAAGCAAAACAAATATCAAGAAACTATTGATACTTGTAATCAAATATTATCTACTGATAGAAACTCAATAGAAGCTTTAAAATTATTAGCCAAATCTTTTTTAGCCACTAGAAAGATAGATGATGCTCGGTTAAATTTTAATAAAGCTCTCAATATTAAACCAGATGATTATGAATCAATTAAAGACCTAGGTAATACCTATCAAATGATTGGGGATATTAATAATGCTAAAAAGTATTATCAAAAAGCACTTAAGATTAATAGTTCTTATGCTCCAGCATTGACAAATCTTGGGAGTATTGAACTCAATACAAACAATAAAATACAAGCATTATCTTTATTAAGCAAAGCAACTAAATCTGATCCACACTTAGCCCCTGCCTGGATAAACCTTGCTAATGGTTATATTCAATTTCGAAAGGTAAAAGAAGCCGAAGTATCTATACGCAAAGCAATTGAACTTAATCCTAGTCTCTTCAACTCTCATTTCCTTCTTGCCAACATTCTCATCGGACAAAAGAAACTTCAAGAATCAGAACAACCTTTACGCACAACAATTGAACTCAAACCTGATTTATTTCAGGCTCATTTCAATCTTGGAGCAATTTTAAAAGATCTTGGGAAATTACAAGACGCAGAATTTTCGACTCGCAAAGCTATTGAACTTAATCCTGAATTCGCTTCGGCGCATTCCAATCTAGGAATGATATTGAAAGATCTTGGGAAATTACAAGACGCAGAATTTTCAACTCGCAAAGCTATTGAACTTAATCCTGATTTAGCCAAAGCGTATGAAATTTTAGGTTTGATACTTCTCGAAAAAGGTGACTATGACGCATCCTTAAAATATTTTTTAGAAAGTGCTGAGTTACTAAGAGGACAAAAAAAGCAAGAATCTATTAACTCAAGACTCTCACAAATTAGTAAGGCCAAAATAGATCATGATATTGAACAATATGAATATTTAGTATCGAAAGGTTACGAGAGTGAAAAATTTACAGCTCTTGCTATGGTTTACAAAAAAGTTGCCGCTGAAATTGATTGGCCGTCTGAAACTCAATCAATTTTTTTAGACAATCATCATCAAAGTCTTATCAAAGGTAGCTATAATCGATTAATACATCAAATTGAAGCACCTAAATTAAAAAAGGAAGCAATAAGTAATTCATTAGATGTCGCGAAAATTACAAATGATTATTTCGATCATGAGTTCGGATTAACTTACATTGATGATTTATTAAGTCCTACAGCCCTGGAATCACTTCGTAATTTTTTACTCGGAAGTACAATTTGGTTTGATGTTAAAAAAGGTGGTTATCTTGGAGCTTATTTGAAAGAAGGTTTAGCTAATCCCTTAATTATTCAAATAGCAAATGAATTAAGAAAAAAGTTCCCCAAAATTTTTAGAAATCATCCAATCAGGCAAATATGGGCATACAAGTACGATAGCCGTGCTAAAAATAAAAATTCATCTCTCAAAGGGATCAATGTTCATGCAGATTTCGCGGCAATAAATGTCAATTTTTGGATCACGCCTAAAGAGGCCAATTTGAATTCTGATTCTGGTGGGTTAATCGTCTACGACGTAGAAGCTCCAAAAGAATGGGATTTTCAAACTTATAATAATGATGAAAAGAGAATTAAAGAAGAACTAAAAAAAAGCAAAGGGAATACAAAAGTTATTCCTTATAAGGAGAACCGTGCTGTTGTATTCAATTCAAATTTATTTCATGAAACTGATAATTATGAATTCAAAGAAGGATATGAAAATCGTCGAATTAATGTCACGATCTTATTTGGGAAAAGAAGTGATAGTTAG
- a CDS encoding protein arginine N-methyltransferase produces the protein MESDEQKQEKQKVTKVKTFSVPFALGEIKENISISTNTLSKPSKEQIIKQAFKFHQQGNISEATKYYQYFINEEFKDHRVFSNYGAILEGLGKLEEAENMYRKAIELNPNFTEAHSNLGNILNSLGKLKDAELSTRKAIELNPNFAEAHYNLGNILNSLGKLKEGEKSIVQCLTVNENHLKGKLTLSAIKLHQGDNSLLNNVIQSNQSNQSNNSFLNSLKWVSSLAKLPEVFFQRSDFYDAVIKQSIQNRPFYEFGVYKGSSFKYLIKTFKEGYGFDTFEGLPENWDRFKKGAFSTQGTIPKIIGGTFIAGMFEDTLPTFFSQPRPIASVINFDADLYSSTVCALNYSKPIIDKDTILIFDEFIVHDNWEQHEYKAFNEFCSKNNFTYEVLAVSYATYQTAVKLIAI, from the coding sequence ATGGAGTCGGATGAACAAAAGCAAGAAAAACAGAAAGTTACTAAAGTGAAAACATTCTCAGTTCCATTTGCTTTAGGCGAAATAAAAGAAAATATTTCTATTTCCACTAACACTCTTTCTAAGCCTTCTAAAGAACAAATAATTAAGCAAGCGTTTAAGTTTCATCAACAAGGAAACATTTCAGAAGCAACAAAATATTATCAATATTTCATCAACGAAGAATTTAAAGATCACCGAGTTTTTTCTAACTATGGAGCAATTTTAGAAGGTCTAGGCAAATTAGAAGAGGCAGAAAATATGTATCGCAAAGCAATTGAACTGAATCCTAATTTCACAGAGGCTCATTCCAATCTTGGTAATATATTAAATAGTCTAGGCAAATTAAAAGACGCAGAATTATCCACTCGCAAAGCAATTGAACTGAATCCTAATTTCGCAGAGGCTCATTACAATCTTGGTAATATATTAAATAGTCTAGGCAAATTAAAAGAAGGAGAAAAAAGTATCGTTCAATGCTTAACAGTGAATGAAAATCATTTAAAAGGAAAGCTAACACTCAGCGCTATAAAGTTACACCAAGGTGATAATTCATTATTAAATAACGTAATACAATCAAATCAATCAAATCAATCAAATAATTCTTTTTTAAATTCTTTAAAATGGGTGTCAAGTTTAGCCAAACTACCAGAAGTATTTTTTCAGCGATCGGATTTTTATGATGCCGTAATTAAACAAAGCATTCAAAATCGCCCTTTTTACGAATTTGGTGTCTATAAAGGTTCGTCATTTAAGTATTTAATTAAAACATTTAAAGAAGGTTACGGATTTGATACGTTTGAAGGCTTGCCTGAAAATTGGGATCGTTTTAAAAAAGGAGCATTTTCTACACAAGGAACCATTCCAAAAATTATTGGAGGAACATTTATAGCAGGAATGTTTGAAGACACATTACCTACGTTCTTTTCTCAGCCAAGACCAATAGCGTCAGTTATAAATTTTGACGCCGATCTATATTCTTCTACTGTCTGTGCGTTAAATTATTCAAAACCAATAATCGATAAAGATACAATTTTAATTTTTGATGAGTTTATTGTCCACGACAATTGGGAGCAACACGAATATAAAGCATTCAATGAATTTTGCTCAAAAAATAATTTCACTTACGAGGTTTTAGCAGTTTCTTATGCTACCTATCAAACAGCCGTGAAGCTTATAGCTATTTAA